The segment AATGCGCCGTCTGGCCGACCGGAACGGTGCTGGTGGGATGGAAAGAGGTCATCTGGCCGGCGAGAAAGCCCCCGGTAAACTGAAAACCAGCGGAGTTGCATCCGATTCTGCCACTGGTGGCAGGGATGCCGGGGGCCGCCTTTACCGAACGGGACGTTTTGCACGAAAGCCATGGGCAGCCATGGCGCGCACGCTATCAGGCCCGACACTGGGGGGCGATGATTATTTGTCTGTTGAGGAAATAATTCGGCCAACAGCAGGCCACCGCCGCGATGGACGACTCCATCCAAGCCGATCCCGAACGCGTGCCTACGGGAGTTCCCTTAAATAGGCGAGAACTTGCTCCAGGGCGCGGGCGCGGTGGCTGAGCTGGTTTTTCGTGGCAGCGGGGAGTTCGGCGAAGGTCTGGTCAAATCCCTCGGGGACAAAGAGCGAATCGTAGCCGAAGCCGTGGCCGCCGCGTTCTTGGTGGATGATTTGGCCTTCGACCGCGCCGGAAAAACTCCCCAGCACCGCGTCGCCACGGGCCAGGACCATCACGCAGCGGAAACGCGCCGAGCGCACTGCAACTCCGCTCATTTTTTCCAGAAGCAGCGTCCGGTTTTGCGCGTCGGTCGCCTTTTCCCCGGCGAAACGGGCTGAGAAAACTCCGGGCGCGCCCTCCAGCGCATCCACTTCCAGCCCGGAGTCGTCGGAAAGCACTAGCCCGTCGTAGATCGCGGAAATGCCGAGCGCCTTCAACGTGGCATTGTCCAAAAAAGTGAGCCCAGTTTCAGCGATATCGGGCCAGTCGGCGCGGGAGTTGAGATCCTCCACCACGAAGCCGCTGCCGAGCATCTGGCGGATTTCGTCCGTCTTGTGGGCGTTGCGGGTGGCGATTAAAAGGGGTTGCGCAGGCATGGCGGCACTTCTTTACTGAACCCCCGTCCATTTTACCAGCCATGTCCTTCTCTGAAAAACGCAAACCGTATCCCTACGATCAATTTGAGCCGCGCTGGCAGGAGTTCTGGGAAACCAACGAGACCTTCAAAACGCCAAACCCTGGCGAGCCAAGTTTCGATGCCGGCAAGCCGAAATACTACGTGCTGGATATGTTTCCCTATCCCAGCGGCGAGGGTCTGCACGTAGGTCATCCGGAAGGTTATACCGCGACCGACATCATCGCCCGATACAAGCGGATGCGCGGCTACAACGTCCTGCATCCGATGGGCTGGGATGCCTTTGGTTTGCCCGCTGAACAATACGCAATCAAGACCGGACAACATCCGCGCATCACGACAGAAACGAATGTAGCTCGATTCAAAAAACAGCTCCAGCGCATCGGCTTCAGCTACGACTGGAGTCGTGAGGTTAACACCACCGATCCCAACTACTTCAAGTGGACCCAATGGATTTTCCTGAAGCTCTACAATTCATGGTTTAATCCGACGACTAACAAAGCCGAGCCGGTCGAGACTTACACCGGCACGGATGTTAACAATGTGCGCCTGGCCTACGTCGCCGAAGTTCCCGTGAACTGGTGCCCGGAGTTAGGCACGGTTCTAGCCAATGAGGAAGTCATCGATGGCAAAAGCGAGGTCGGCGGTTTTCCAGTAGTTAGAAAACCCATGCGCCAATGGATGCTGCGAATCACCAGCTACGCCGAACGACTGATCGATGAGCTGGCTCCGCTCGACTGGCCGGAAGGAATCAAGCTCCTGCAAAAAAACTGGATCGGAAAAAGCGAAGGCGCACTGGTGGGATTCCAGATTCCAGATTGTGGTTTGCGCCTCTCGGTTTTCACAACTAGACCCGACACACTTTTTGGCGCGACTTACATGGTGCTCGCACCCGAGCACGCGATTGTCGATGCGATCACCACGCCCGAGCAGAAGGAAGCAGTTTCTAACTATCGCAAGTCCATCGCCGGTAAATCCGACATGGATCGCACGGAACTAGCCAAGGAAAAGACCGGAGTCTTCACCGGTAGCTACGCTGTGAATCCAGTGAATGAAGAACGCATCCCGATCTGGATCGCCGACTATGTACTAACAGGCTACGGCACCGGCGCGATCATGGCCGTGCCCGCGCACGACGAACGCGATTGGGAGTTTGCAAAGAAGTTCGATCTACCCATTCGCTTCGTGGTCGGCCCTGTGGAAACCGAGGAGAAATGTTTCGCCGAGAGCGGAGTTGCATTCAATTCCAAGTTTCTCAACGGCAAACCCACCACCGAGGCGAAAAGCTTCATGACCACGTGGCTGGAAGGTCAGGGTCTTGGCAAACGCATGATCAACTACAAGCTGCGCGACTGGTTGTTTTCGCGTCAGCGTTACTGGGGCGAACCTTTCCCCATCGTCTGGGAAAATGGACAACATCACGCCCTAACTCCACTGGAACTTCCACTCACTCCTCCGCCGCTGGACGACTTCAAGCCGACCGGAAGTGGCGAGCCGCCGCTAGCCCGCGCAACTGACTGGATTCGTTATAGTGAAACGGCCACTCGCGAGACTAACACGATGCCGCAATGGGCGGGTTCGTGCTGGTACTATCTGCGTTACTGCGATCCGACTAACAGTGAAATGTTTGTTAGTTCCGAAGCCGAAAACTACTGGATGCAGAATGGCGTCGATCTCTATGTCGGCGGCACAGAGCACGCGGTCTTGCATCTGCTCTACGCGCGTTTCTGGCACAAGGTTTTGTTCGATCTCGGTCATGTTAGCACGCGGGAGCCGTTTCAGAAGCTGGTGAACCAAGGGATGATTCTCGGCACCGACGGACAGAAGATGTCGAAGAGCCGCGGCAATGTGGTCAACCCTGATGACATCATTTCCGAATACGGTGCCGACTCGCTGCGACTCTACGAAATGTTTATGGGCCCACTCGAACAAGTGAAGCCCTGGAGCATGAGCGGCGTGGAAGGCGTGCATCGTTTTCTAGCTCGCGTCTGGCGTCTCGTGATGGAGGAAAACCAGGAAGGTCAATGGGAGCTGTCGTCATTGTTAGAAGACGTGGACCTAAACAGTCGCCAGCGCAAAGTAGTTCACGCCGGCATCAAGAAAGTAACGGAAGACATCGACGCGCTCGCTTTCAACACCGCGATCTCTGCGATGATGGTTTACACCAACGAATTCACTGGAACTGGAGTGCGCCCGCTTTCGGCAATTCGCACGTTGCTAGTATTGCTGAATCCATTTGCGCCGCATCTGAGCGAGGAACTCTGGCAGCGGCTCGGATTTGAGAAAACGGTTAGCGAACAGTCCTGGTCCGAGTGGAATGAAACTTACCTCATCGAGGATGAAGTGGAGATACCGGTGCAAGTCAACGGCAAGCTGCGGGATCGTCTCACCATCAAAAAGGATCTGCCATCGCCGGAAATCGAGAAGCTGGCGTTGGAACTTCCTAAAGTGCTGGAGCATACGAATGGGAAAACCATTCGGAAGATCGTCGTCGTTCCCGGCAAGCTGGTGAACATCGTCGCCAGCTAACCACGTTCCAACTAAGGAGTCGCGCTCGGCGACGGACTGGCGGCCGGAGTGGGCTCGGCGGCTTCTTTTTGATAGGTGGCGATGACAGTTTTTTGCAACTCAGGGAGGCGTTCCTGGCGGCGCTTGTCCATTTCGGCGCGCAATTCTTCCTCGAGCTTGCGGCGCTCGCGTTTGTAAACTTCCGTGAACTTCACCTTTTGCGCGTCGTCGAGTTTCAAGCCGCTCGCCTGAATCGTGTCATCCACGGCCTGGCGGGCGCGTTTTTCACGCTCCTCCTGCATGAAACGGAAGTGCGCTTGCTCGTCGGCGGGCATCTGCTGCCATTTGCGAAATTTATCAAAAATCCGCTGCCGCTGCTCCTCGGGCATTTTCTCCAAACCCTCGCGCATTTCCCGGAAACGCGGATCGCGTCCCTGGCGTGGACGTTGATCGGGCGGACGAGCCACGGGACGCTCCACTGGCGTGGGAGTGGGAGTTTCCTGGGCACAAACGACCGACGAGAGCCAGGCCGCGCAGGCGGCGAGAGTTAGTAGGAAGCGGTGCCGAGCCATAATTCGTTGTCGTCGAGGGACGTATCCAAGTCGCCGAGGTCGGCCAGCTCGCCAGCCGGAACCGACGCGAGCAATTGCGACATCTCGGGCACGGCATTCTGCGCCAGGGCGCGAGTCTGATTTTCCTGCACGGGGATCGCGGAAACGAGCAGCGCCACAGCCGCTGTCACACCGACGAGTACTTTCCAAGATTGCGCGAGCCAGAGGTGGAAGCTCCAGACGGGTTCCATCGTTGCCTCCAGGCGAATCCGGCGCAGCACATCATTGGCAAAACTCCCCGGCACCCGCACCTCGTCCGCAGGATTCAGAGCGCGGTCGAGCAAGTCCCAAAGCGGGCGATCAGCGGGATCCTCATGAGGTTGCATACGCCGGATATAACTGCAATCGCCCCTGAAAGTCGCAATAAATATTTAACTCCGATCCAGCCAGTTCCCCGTCCATGCAGAAGAAACGAAGTGCCGTCTTGCCAGAAAGGGCATGTTCTGAAAAAACTCGCCTGCCATGGAGCTTCCGATGTGTTGCCAGATGAAAACCCCTTATGCCACCAATTCAGGTTCTGCCCTCAACCAAGGCTAACCTGCATGAGCTGGCCAGAGAATCCGTGGTAATTTCCCTTATTCTTCCAGGCGTGAAACCCGCTTTGCTGGGAAATGCCCTGCGCGAAGCCTGCCCGGACGCCGAATTCCATTGGGCGAACGAAGGACTGCTCTCCAGCGACAAGCAGCGCGCCACGGCCATCGACCAGATCATCGGCTTCTGGGCCATCGTCAACCAATCCGGCGGGCACATCATTCATGGCCGCGAAGTGATGGGGTTCTGGCAGCTCTTCGCCGGCTCCTCGTGGATCACTTTTCTCGGCAATCCACTCTGGCGGGCGATGGACAGCTATCGCCACATTCTTCAGGACTCTAAACACCCGCTGCACGGGGAAATCTCCGGCGCGCAGCTCTCGATCGGGGAATTTTTTGCCTCCTCCATCTCCAAGCCGATACGCAACCGGCAAAGCAGCAAGCTCCTGACCATCTCCGCCAGCCAGGAGACGGAACCCGCGTGGCTCTTCGAGCATGCGCGCCGGCGTCTGGAGCATTTCGCCTGGGTCGGCTTGGAGGGCATCGACATGGGACCGCAACTCCAGCTCGCGCGGACCTTGCGGACGGGCATTTTCAATGTTTCCCCGCCCATTGTCGCCCACCATCGCGGGCCGAAAACCTCTCTCAGCGCGGCGGACAAGCGCATCATTCGCGAGGCGAACATCGCCGATTTCCAGCTTTGGGAACTCTTCCGCCGTCGTCGTTACCTGAGCTTTCTGCGGAAAGGCCGTCACGCATGAGCGCGCCCGAGGTCGCCGCCTCCAGTCTGCCCCGGCTCCTCTTCGTCACCGGCTCCACATCCGGCATCGAGGAATATTTCTATCTCTCCGGCGTCCTGCCGTGGGTCGATGGATTGCGGCATCACTTTCAAGTGGAAGTCGTGGCGGCGGCGCAGGATGTGATCCCGGCGGCGGAACGTTTCGCGCCCGATCTCGTGCTGTTTTTCGGGGCCAAATACAAGCTTCTCTACGACGGCCCGGCCCACAATTTCCAGACTCTGCTCGGCATTCCCATCGCCGCTCTCACCTTGATGGATGGCCACAGCCCGGCCAAGCAGCCCTTTTTCGAGCACGCCTGGCGGCTCGGTGTCGAGGCCGTCTTCACCATCGACACCGGCATGAGGGAGATGGCCGGCGACTTCGCGGAGCAGGTTTTTTATTGTCCGTGGTTCGTCAACGAGGACATGTGCCGCGATTTCGGCGAGAAAAAAGTCATCCCCGTCGCCCTCATTGGCGACGGATTCGTCTCCACGGGCAAAGACTGGCGCTACCCGTGGCGGCGCAACGTGGCCGCGCGTCTGCGTGAGGCATTTCCCGTTTTCAGTTCGCCCCGGCCCACGCGCGGCTACTCGCACCGCATGGTCGGCGAAGCCTACGCACGCATGCTCAACCGGAGTTCCATCGCACTCGCCTGCGGGGCGTCGCGGCATATTTTCATGAAGAAAGACCTCGAGATTCCCGCTTCTCGAAGCTGCCTTCTCACCGAGCCAAACGACACGCTCATTCACCTCGGCTTCCGCGACATGGAGAACTGCGTTTTTGCCGAACCCGACAACGTTGTCGAGAAATGCCGCCATCTTCTCGATCACCCAGACGCGCTCCAGAAAATCACCGACCGTGGCCGCGCCTTCGTCCTCGAGCGGCACAGCGCCAAAGCCCGGCGCGTCATCGCCGACTGGCTGGAACTCCGGAATCAGAAAAAACCGGGCGAGCGCATCATTCAGCCGGACGTCATGAATCGACTCGAACTCGTCCCCGCGGAGAGCGCGCGCACCAGCATTTTGCTCAGTTCGCATGCGCCCTTCACCGTGGCCATGCGCGAGGCGTCGGAAGCGTGGCGGCGAGATGATTTCGCCACCTGCCAAACCGCCGCCACAGCGGCCACCGACCTGCTCTCCTTCACCATCGAACCTCTGCTGTTACTGGCGTATGCGGCATTGAAAAAAGGCGACGCGACAGAAGCGTTGCAGCCGTTGAGAACCATCATTCTTCGCTGCATCCAATGGGGTGCGGCCAACCCCGACCCGCTCGTTTGGGCCGCGTATTTGCTGGGCTTGCATCTGTCTGGAAACACGGCCCAGTCGCAGTCGCTCAGCGAGACTTTCCCGGAGGTTCGCCATCCGGCTTTGGATGCTGTCCGGCAGGCGATCCGGGGCGGTGAATCGACTGAAACT is part of the Chthoniobacterales bacterium genome and harbors:
- the rdgB gene encoding RdgB/HAM1 family non-canonical purine NTP pyrophosphatase: MPAQPLLIATRNAHKTDEIRQMLGSGFVVEDLNSRADWPDIAETGLTFLDNATLKALGISAIYDGLVLSDDSGLEVDALEGAPGVFSARFAGEKATDAQNRTLLLEKMSGVAVRSARFRCVMVLARGDAVLGSFSGAVEGQIIHQERGGHGFGYDSLFVPEGFDQTFAELPAATKNQLSHRARALEQVLAYLRELP
- the leuS gene encoding leucine--tRNA ligase — encoded protein: MSFSEKRKPYPYDQFEPRWQEFWETNETFKTPNPGEPSFDAGKPKYYVLDMFPYPSGEGLHVGHPEGYTATDIIARYKRMRGYNVLHPMGWDAFGLPAEQYAIKTGQHPRITTETNVARFKKQLQRIGFSYDWSREVNTTDPNYFKWTQWIFLKLYNSWFNPTTNKAEPVETYTGTDVNNVRLAYVAEVPVNWCPELGTVLANEEVIDGKSEVGGFPVVRKPMRQWMLRITSYAERLIDELAPLDWPEGIKLLQKNWIGKSEGALVGFQIPDCGLRLSVFTTRPDTLFGATYMVLAPEHAIVDAITTPEQKEAVSNYRKSIAGKSDMDRTELAKEKTGVFTGSYAVNPVNEERIPIWIADYVLTGYGTGAIMAVPAHDERDWEFAKKFDLPIRFVVGPVETEEKCFAESGVAFNSKFLNGKPTTEAKSFMTTWLEGQGLGKRMINYKLRDWLFSRQRYWGEPFPIVWENGQHHALTPLELPLTPPPLDDFKPTGSGEPPLARATDWIRYSETATRETNTMPQWAGSCWYYLRYCDPTNSEMFVSSEAENYWMQNGVDLYVGGTEHAVLHLLYARFWHKVLFDLGHVSTREPFQKLVNQGMILGTDGQKMSKSRGNVVNPDDIISEYGADSLRLYEMFMGPLEQVKPWSMSGVEGVHRFLARVWRLVMEENQEGQWELSSLLEDVDLNSRQRKVVHAGIKKVTEDIDALAFNTAISAMMVYTNEFTGTGVRPLSAIRTLLVLLNPFAPHLSEELWQRLGFEKTVSEQSWSEWNETYLIEDEVEIPVQVNGKLRDRLTIKKDLPSPEIEKLALELPKVLEHTNGKTIRKIVVVPGKLVNIVAS
- a CDS encoding glycosyltransferase — translated: MSAPEVAASSLPRLLFVTGSTSGIEEYFYLSGVLPWVDGLRHHFQVEVVAAAQDVIPAAERFAPDLVLFFGAKYKLLYDGPAHNFQTLLGIPIAALTLMDGHSPAKQPFFEHAWRLGVEAVFTIDTGMREMAGDFAEQVFYCPWFVNEDMCRDFGEKKVIPVALIGDGFVSTGKDWRYPWRRNVAARLREAFPVFSSPRPTRGYSHRMVGEAYARMLNRSSIALACGASRHIFMKKDLEIPASRSCLLTEPNDTLIHLGFRDMENCVFAEPDNVVEKCRHLLDHPDALQKITDRGRAFVLERHSAKARRVIADWLELRNQKKPGERIIQPDVMNRLELVPAESARTSILLSSHAPFTVAMREASEAWRRDDFATCQTAATAATDLLSFTIEPLLLLAYAALKKGDATEALQPLRTIILRCIQWGAANPDPLVWAAYLLGLHLSGNTAQSQSLSETFPEVRHPALDAVRQAIRGGESTETPLHATPSAVLPPWHNTDELQSFLAAAYQTRP